In Ooceraea biroi isolate clonal line C1 chromosome 6, Obir_v5.4, whole genome shotgun sequence, the genomic stretch tttatatggCATTTAGTTACTGGATATGTAGTAATGACATACATATTACACACTTATTACATTATGGTTACCTTTACAAACCTTTCGCGATATTAATAGTCGATTATTTTACTACTATATTCCAAATCGTACATCAAATAGtatttaacttttcttttgattatAGTTGACACCATTTCTAACTACAGAATGTACACCTTATAtggcaattaaaattttctcctTTGCATTGTCCTTTactatatttttgataaagtTTATTTCCTTCCGTATTAATGCCGATACTGTAAGTTAAGTTTTATTCTATTCGTTACAATAAATATCGGACAAATAACTTTTGTGCACATAGCTATTCTTGTTCAAGTTTTAGAACAAAAAACAGTAACAATacataatgtattattaatacgaTAGATAAGATATCTATTggagaaatttcaatatatatgtGACGAGATAACAGACGAAGATGAAATTGCTATCATAAAAGAATATGGGTACGAGGCGAAACGGTTTACGCTTATTGTTTCAGGTAAGAAAACATttactgaaatttattaaatatagcaaagtaaaataaattacagcagcgagataaattaaagtcaaattggttaatataatatcttgaCGTCTGTTAAATTAGCTTGTccgaatattttcatatttctatcCAAATACATatcctatttttattaaacaatcgaatataatatattagaaaagtGTTACATTAAAACTGGAATGtgtatgcaaatatattttcagcaAATCTCAATTACACATTCAagtttgtattaagaattaagaattaatacaaagctttgaattttgctaaaacagTTGCCACCATCTTTCCAGACAACTCAACACTTTTATCACAACATATCTTGCATTGTAATTTCTACAACAGAAACGACATGGCATTATTGATTAAAAGTTGTATTCTATTTAATAGACATTTTTTAAGGTCACTTTCTCGAAAGCAGTCAATATTCTATTCGAATTTGAAGGAAATGGTTAAAGGCTAAAATTGATTAAGATAtgagatataatattagacaaaaaaataactttgtacatacataacaggttttattaatattgttatacagTATACGGCGTGTCCAATGCAATTACTTCGTCTGTTCTACCTGTTGTCCCGCGAATTCTTCGTACTTTTACGTCCATAAATGTGTCTGACGAACATTTTATGATACATATTacgagagaatactttgtcgATCAAGAGaagtatttctattatattttgctgCATCTGGGTGCAAGCTTCCTTATAGGAACAATTGTAATAGTAGGAACAGGATCATTGCTGTTTGGTTGCATGAAATATATGTGCGGATTATTTAGAATCGCCAGGTGAACAAATAAATGCATTATACTAGACAGGAATATGAAAGTTGCATATGctgtttatattttgcattaacaTCTTAGATACGTATGAAAAATcgacataaatataaacagaCAAATGTATTTGTTGCAGTTATCGTATTGATCAAACAATGGAGACTCCGATGTTTCAAAGTGCTGGTTTGTCGAAGGATTGTGTAACTTATAAAAACATTGAACGTGCCATAGACATTCATCGGAAAGCAATAGAGTTAGTATTGTATCAACCAAttggaataattatataattaacagtaataattataatagtatttAGCATTACATTAGGAagcattatttttctttttaaagattaTGTGATATAATAAGATCCAATATTGTGGGAACATTTTTTTTACTAATGTTAATTAGCGTTCTGTGCTTAAGTCTCAATTTTTATGGAGTAAGTATCtgatactttttaatatttaaatttttaatatttcagtattttaatattaatataaaatataattattttaataatttcaaagaaaaaggtacttaatgataaaaaaaggTACTTAATATGCAAATTCGATATAATTAACACCATAATCGAAAAGctgtgaaaataattacagatttcaatttgaatttatatttatttttaacttttatatttatgttgaaATGTGTCCAAAGGGAAGAAGGATGTGATTGCAAGCttctcatatttttcatgtttttgatatttttgataattcttcagtttttataattattcagtttAGAAGAGCCACCTACAACGACCAAATTAAAACAGTTTACTTGATAGGATGATGCTTATGTCAAGATCATTGGAACTGATCCTTCCTCCTTAAACTGGATAATTATCAAACTATTTATACGATTTAAATGATTTGATTGTGTCCGCCTATTAAGGaattataagaattaaaaaattataagaattatgagaatttataaaattataaacgtgATCAGGACAAGTAATACTTTATCTATATTGTCGTAGCTTCACCAAGTTATAATGCTTAAGAGCGTCATAAAGGAATATATACCACttgtttcaaatataattGGCACTCTAGTGTATGTGTTCATAAACAGTTACGTCGGACAAGAAATTACAGACCACCATAATCATATGTTTATCAGCGTGTAAGACATTAATCAGTaacatgataatatttaaatgttcattttattcttttttccttacatattattaatagaagTTAAAGTTAACATAGCTCATGAAAGATTTTCatgtattagaaaatatttctaactttttaatctcttcttgaaattattaattactcgtTATTTGGCAGATACAACGCTAAGTGGTACAGAACtcctttatatatacaaaggATAATTTTGTTACTGTTGCAAAAAGGTACAGGAAATTATTATGTTGTTTTTGGTGGAATATTCGTGCTGTCTATGGAAAATGCGGCCACGGTAAAAGTATTTCATGTTATGTCATGTTATGAAATTACATCAAATTATAATCTTCCAAACAGCATGCACTTTAcagtgaaataaaacaatgcAAAATATGTTTCAGTTGTTAAGCACTTCTATATCATATTTCACCGTTCTCAGTTCTGTACAAAATCCGTGATGTAACTAACTAATTACAATGAGTTAATGAGTTCGTTTGgattagattaaattaaaattgattccgCATCCTAGAGAATTCTGAAGTAGTAGTCTTATCGTCGAAAGGAGAAGAACTTGTTAATCAACGcatcttgatatttttctgcGTAATTCaaagaatataatttcgcAACTGTGGGTGTATCGTACAATTTTATTGATGTTcctttaatcgaaagtttaaAGTAATCCATATATGTACACaagattgtaatatataattctcaaTACATATTACAAATATGTGCGGGGCATGATTAGTAACAAAATGTAAATCAAATTCACAATATATTAGTTGCTTTTGATATATTATCCGCATTTtgtgatttatatataaccACTGAATGTGTGTacctaa encodes the following:
- the LOC105286093 gene encoding uncharacterized protein LOC105286093 isoform X2 → MTICIVDHYFSINKILFRAVALWPYHRTRFNEFQWFFFLVILITFILAELTPFLTTECTPYMAIKIFSFALSFTIFLIKFISFRINADTIRYLLEKFQYICDEITDEDEIAIIKEYGYEAKRFTLIVSVYGVSNAITSSVLPVVPRILRTFTSINVSDEHFMIHITREYFVDQEKYFYYILLHLGASFLIGTIVIVGTGSLLFGCMKYMCGLFRIASYRIDQTMETPMFQSAGLSKDCVTYKNIERAIDIHRKAIELCDIIRSNIVGTFFLLMLISVLCLSLNFYGLHQVIMLKSVIKEYIPLVSNIIGTLVYVFINSYVGQEITDHHNHMFISVYNAKWYRTPLYIQRIILLLLQKGTGNYYVVFGGIFVLSMENAATVKLLSTSISYFTVLSSVQNP
- the LOC105286093 gene encoding uncharacterized protein LOC105286093 isoform X1 — encoded protein: MTICIVDHYFSINKILFRAVALWPYHRTRFNEFQWFFFLVILITFILAELTPFLTTECTPYMAIKIFSFALSFTIFLIKFISFRINADTIRYLLEKFQYICDEITDEDEIAIIKEYGYEAKRFTLIVSVYGVSNAITSSVLPVVPRILRTFTSINVSDEHFMIHITREYFVDQEKYFYYILLHLGASFLIGTIVIVGTGSLLFGCMKYMCGLFRIASYRIDQTMETPMFQSAGLSKDCVTYKNIERAIDIHRKAIELCDIIRSNIVGTFFLLMLISVLCLSLNFYGLHQVIMLKSVIKEYIPLVSNIIGTLVYVFINSYVGQEITDHHNHMFISVYNAKWYRTPLYIQRIILLLLQKGTGNYYVVFGGIFVLSMENAATVKVFHVMSCYEITSNYNLPNSMHFTVK
- the LOC105286093 gene encoding odorant receptor 22c isoform X3, translating into MTICIVDHYFSINKILFRAVALWPYHRTRFNEFQWFFFLVILITFILAELTPFLTTECTPYMAIKIFSFALSFTIFLIKFISFRINADTIRYLLEKFQYICDEITDEDEIAIIKEYGYEAKRFTLIVSVYGVSNAITSSVLPVVPRILRTFTSINVSDEHFMIHITREYFVDQEKYFYYILLHLGASFLIGTIVIVGTGSLLFGCMKYMCGLFRIASYRIDQTMETPMFQSAGLSKDCVTYKNIERAIDIHRKAIELCDIIRSNIVGTFFLLMLISVLCLSLNFYGLHQVIMLKSVIKEYIPLVSNIIGTLVYVFINSYVGQEITDHHNHMFISVYNAKWYRTPLYIQRIILLLLQKGTGNYYVVFGGIFVLSMENAATLLSTSISYFTVLSSVQNP